The Candoia aspera isolate rCanAsp1 chromosome 6, rCanAsp1.hap2, whole genome shotgun sequence genome has a segment encoding these proteins:
- the SGPP2 gene encoding sphingosine-1-phosphate phosphatase 2 isoform X2, translating to MYIGQVMKDLLKWPRPHSPPVIKLEKKTSAEYGMPSTHAMAATAISFTFVAVTANQYKYPLELGLLGAFLFSGLVCLSRIYTGMHTVLDVIVGSLISLFLTAIACPTWDIVDCLMLTSPFCPAFCIIVPLFLCYNYPKLDYYSPTRADTTTILGAAAGSIIGFWVNNHYVLNASSEDVTYSVSSITSEVILVVLAKFLVGIGALMITRQIAKTIARKSLCSWHKVSNSDVVAMQQIKIEVPYKFITYSSVGLSATVFVPLLYIFFGLD from the exons ATGTATATTGGCCAAGTCATGAAAGACCTTCTGAAGTGGCCTCGTCCTCATTCACCACCTGTCATCAAACTAGAAAAGAAGACCAGTGCAGAATATGGAATGCCATCCACACACGCAATGGCAGCCACTGCCATCTCTTTCACATTTGTAGCTGTGACTGCAAACCAGTACAAG TATCCACTTGAACTTGGACTGTTGGGAGCCTTCTTATTTTCAGGTCTGGTATGCCTGAGCAGAATTTACACAGGAATGCACACAGTGCTA GACGTCATTGTTGGCAGTCTAATTTCCTTATTTTTGACTGCTATCGCTTGTCCTACCTGGGACATCGTGGACTGCTTGATGCTCACCAGCCCCTTCTGTCCAGCATTCTGCATCATTGTGCCCCTCTTCTTATGCTACAATTACCCCAAACTAGATTATTACAGCCCAACTAGAGCAGATACCACCACTATTctaggagctgctgcaggatcaATTATAGGGTTTTGGGTAAATAATCACTATGTTTTAAATGCTTCGTCTGAAGATGTCACATACAGTGTTTCTTCCATCACTAGTGAAGTTATCTTGGTAGTGCTTGCAAAATTTTTAGTGGGGATTGGTGCATTAATGATCACACGCCAGATTGCTAAAACTATAGCTCGTAAATCATTATGTTCTTGGCACAAGGTTTCTAATAGTGATGTTGTAGCTATGCAGCAAATAAAAATTGAAGTGCCCTATAAATTTATAACCTATTCTTCTGTTGGTCTGAGTGCTACAGTGTTTGTGCCactactatatatattttttggttTAGATTGA